A region from the Nematostella vectensis chromosome 13, jaNemVect1.1, whole genome shotgun sequence genome encodes:
- the LOC5503630 gene encoding prefoldin subunit 4, giving the protein MAAQKSKIASEIDDTNIRLEDQQQINTFARKNAKMTELKDEIAEKKKDLQNLEDASDDLLMVDDESELIPYKVGEVFVNLTVEETQEFISKAKEQIEAEIKSNEAQCNEIKELLDSLKVKLYAKFGKNINLEADEE; this is encoded by the exons atggcggcccAAAAATCAAAG ATTGCAAGTGAAATTGATGACACAAACATCAGACTGGAGGATCAACAACAGATCAATACTTTCGCTCGTAAGAATGCTAAGATGACCGAACTGAAGGATGAAATCGCAGAGAAAAAG AAAGATCTTCAGAATTTGGAGGATGCAAGTGATGATCTGCTTATGGTGGATGATGAGTCTGAGCTTATTCC ATATAAAGTAGGAGAAGTCTTTGTCAACCTCACAGTAGAAGAAACCCAAGAATTCATATCAAAAGCTAAGGAACAGATTGAAGCAGAAATCAAGAGCAATGAAGCACAATGTAATGAAATTAAAGAACTCTTGGACAGTCTCAAAGTTAAATTGTATGCTAAATTTGGAAAGAATATCAACTTAGAAGCAGATGAGGAGTAG
- the LOC5503618 gene encoding putative sodium-coupled neutral amino acid transporter 7 has translation MTSSINMPETSALLGGQKNGQVIYSGTINPPSSDSSIGLRKSEYLVRRSNGNFEEADSGIPMFRAVFVVMNAAMGAGILNFPQAFGKAGGITAAMSIELVMLVFITGSFVIMAYCANMCGSRNYQEIVRDMLGTKAYLISEVFVLLYMLGSSIAYLILIADQLEQVGKALVPGDLWYVSRTFLLCTVTIVFILPLCIPKTMGILSYTSTAGSLGVLYVCFVAAYKYFSGSYNPSKIQPHVEKPWTDLFGVIPIICFGFMCHVPALSVYTELKRPSVPRFGIVCTIAMVLCCTAYSVTACFGFLTFGAKCKSDILMNYSSNDVMVNIARVAIALVVISTFASVHFSGRSAVEGLWLTAWRMTLYEAEINARKRRVVQTVLWVGFTLLIAVAVSDISYVISIIGGLAALFILFFPGACLFKEIMRHRYLTHFQWALLFTSIFYIVMGVFLFGESEVLAITEDLKPKNLY, from the exons ATGACTTCAAGCATCAATATGCCAGAAACGTCCGCTCTCCTTGGAGGGCAAAAGAACGGACAAGTCATCTATAGTGGCACTATAAATCCACCAAGTTCAGATTCCAGTATTGGACTTCGTAAATCAGAGTATTTAGTGAGAAGATCGAACGGGAACTTTGAAGAAGCCGATAGTGGTATTCCCATGTTCAGAGCAGTCTTTGTGGTTATGAATGCAGCTATGGGCGCAGGTATTCTCAACTTCCCACAGGCATTTGGTAAGGCTGGTGGAATCACAGCAGCCATGTCTATTGAATTG GTGATGCTTGTGTTTATCACTGGATCCTTTGTGATAATGGCATACTGTGCAAACATGTGCGGCTCCCGTAACTACCAAGAAATAGTAAGAGACATGCTCGGCACCAAAGCATACCTGATCAGTGAAGTATTTGTGCTGCTGTACATGTTGGGCTCTAGTATAGCATATCTCATCCTCATTGCAGACCAGCTGGAACAAG TTGGTAAAGCCCTTGTACCTGGTGACCTCTGGTATGTCAGTAGGACTTTTCTGCTGTGCACAGTAACAATTGTCTTCATTCTACCTCTCTGTATCCCTAAAACCATGGGTATACTTAGTTATACGAG TACTGCAGGCAGTCTTGGTGTTCTCTATGTCTGCTTTGTAGCAGCATACAAGTATTTCTCTGGCTCATACAAtccatcaaaaatacagcccCA TGTAGAGAAGCCATGGACAGATCTCTTTGGCGTTATTCCCATCATATGCTTTGGCTTTATG tGTCACGTCCCAGCACTGTCCGTCTACACAGAGCTCAAGCGGCCCAGTGTTCCTCGTTTTGGCATTGTCTGTACCATAGCCATGGTgttgtgttgtacagcatactCAGTGACTGcctgttttggttttctgacGTTTGGGGCTAAATGCAAAAGTGATATCCTTATGAACTATAGCTCCAATGATGTCATGGTCAACATTGCACGGGTTGCCATAGCATTGGTTGTCATATCAACATTTGCGTCTGTACACTTCAGTGGAAG GTCGGCAGTCGAGGGTCTATGGCTGACCGCATGGCGGATGACGCTGTACGAAGCAGAGATAAACGCCCGTAAGAGGCGGGTAGTGCAGACAGTCCTATGGGTGGGATTTACATTGTTGATAGCCGTGGCTGTTTCGGATATTAGTTATGTTATCTCCATCATAGGTGGACTTGCAGCTTTATTTATCCTCTTCTTTCCAG GAGCTTGTCTGTTCAAGGAGATTATGCGCCATCGATACCTTACTCACTTCCAATGGGCGTTACTATTCACGTCAATCTTTTACATTGTCATGGGTGTCTTCTTATTCGGAGAATCCGAGGTGTTAGCTATCACGGAGGACTTGAAACCTAAAAACTTATATTAG